Proteins from a genomic interval of Rubinisphaera italica:
- a CDS encoding alpha/beta hydrolase, translating into MAIQILVGTFLAILSVDVVLRIVYGRKALAMLDSMPPFNVVKVLPQKQATLFETVTDDGVTLRGSIYHSEGEVPQGVIIFCPETLSNHWSAVRYCQGLMDAGYIIVSFDFRNQGESDHYKRYEPLHWVSEFEVKDLHTIVNWVKDQESFVDLPLGVLGVSRGGATALMAARNHPDIDYVCADSGYTNYLLVMHYVHRWVRLIVPEWIIQVRRTMWHATSTVEIAFFIQQFRKGCRYLNSSEPFTKMKNKHVMLIAGKNDSYVPVTIAQRIQEMLGKQCETLWIVPRVAHNGARSKYPEEYDQMLVTFFSQMPTLDPVTQPAISVASTASENAESLISN; encoded by the coding sequence ATGGCAATTCAGATTCTTGTCGGCACCTTTCTGGCGATACTTTCTGTCGATGTGGTTCTCCGTATTGTGTATGGACGCAAAGCATTGGCTATGCTCGATAGCATGCCTCCTTTCAATGTCGTGAAAGTCTTGCCGCAAAAGCAAGCCACATTATTTGAAACGGTCACCGATGACGGTGTCACTCTCCGAGGTAGTATTTATCATTCCGAAGGAGAGGTTCCTCAGGGAGTTATTATCTTCTGCCCGGAAACACTCTCGAATCACTGGTCTGCTGTTCGCTATTGCCAGGGGCTGATGGATGCCGGCTATATCATTGTTTCGTTCGATTTTCGTAATCAGGGTGAGAGCGATCATTACAAGCGATACGAGCCACTTCACTGGGTCTCCGAATTTGAGGTCAAAGATCTTCATACGATCGTGAACTGGGTGAAGGACCAGGAATCTTTTGTGGATTTACCACTTGGTGTTCTCGGGGTTAGCAGGGGAGGAGCCACTGCCTTGATGGCCGCTCGCAACCATCCTGACATTGATTATGTTTGTGCAGACAGCGGTTACACGAATTATCTGCTCGTTATGCATTATGTGCATCGCTGGGTACGGCTGATTGTTCCAGAGTGGATTATCCAAGTACGTAGAACCATGTGGCATGCGACTTCAACTGTCGAAATCGCTTTCTTTATTCAGCAGTTCCGAAAAGGTTGCCGATACCTGAATTCTTCAGAGCCGTTTACAAAAATGAAGAATAAGCATGTCATGTTGATTGCTGGCAAAAACGACAGTTATGTCCCCGTCACGATTGCTCAGCGAATTCAGGAAATGCTGGGTAAGCAATGTGAAACGCTTTGGATTGTCCCGCGAGTGGCTCACAATGGGGCTCGGTCTAAGTATCCTGAAGAGTACGATCAAATGCTGGTGACCTTCTTTAGTCAGATGCCTACTCTCGATCCAGTTACTCAACCAGCGATTTCGGTTGCATCAACAGCTTCTGAAAATGCCGAGTCACTCATTTCGAATTAG
- a CDS encoding FHA domain-containing protein: MARISLQVIQGLERGQVHSGIRVPITIGREEDNAIQLNDERISRCHVKIQQDSDRIILTDLQSTNGTRVNGLPVQMTVLRPGDLITIGRCVLLFGSQEEIAEHCNELHKKSLESHRLIDTGNTLSGIDVVDSGSQHGASNMDTIGLFDDHGHPAAAFPGGCPPIPQMESLHSRSELADLLAYLHARMLQILESRGLNDNNVDENTMEGSQGPVSAQPMDYARIPWDRWNQLLELEVELAKTLKKISEPD; encoded by the coding sequence ATGGCAAGAATCTCTTTACAAGTGATCCAGGGATTAGAGCGTGGTCAGGTTCATTCCGGGATACGCGTACCAATTACAATTGGTCGCGAAGAAGACAACGCAATTCAGTTGAACGATGAACGCATCAGTCGTTGTCATGTAAAAATTCAGCAGGATTCTGACCGAATCATTCTGACAGACCTGCAAAGCACAAACGGGACTCGCGTTAACGGTTTACCCGTACAAATGACCGTACTGCGTCCCGGTGATCTCATTACGATTGGTCGCTGCGTCTTACTGTTCGGCTCCCAGGAAGAAATCGCCGAACACTGCAATGAGTTGCACAAGAAGAGTCTCGAATCTCATCGCCTGATCGATACTGGAAATACACTTTCCGGAATCGATGTCGTCGATTCGGGATCACAACATGGTGCCTCAAACATGGATACCATTGGTCTATTCGATGACCATGGTCATCCTGCCGCGGCATTTCCGGGAGGATGTCCGCCGATCCCTCAAATGGAATCTCTTCATAGTCGGAGTGAATTAGCCGATTTGCTGGCCTACCTCCACGCTCGAATGCTCCAGATCCTGGAGTCACGGGGTCTCAACGATAACAATGTTGATGAAAACACGATGGAAGGTTCTCAAGGGCCAGTCAGTGCGCAACCAATGGATTATGCCAGAATTCCCTGGGATCGCTGGAATCAACTTCTGGAACTGGAAGTGGAACTCGCTAAAACGCTAAAAAAAATCTCGGAACCTGACTGA
- a CDS encoding 4a-hydroxytetrahydrobiopterin dehydratase — MPAQTCAQLTASKCVPCEGGVDKLTGEQAEEQNKELTGWEICHNGERIRKHWTVKNFMAGLDFFNSVAEIAETEGHHPDLHISGYRNVEIEIWTHAIGGLSENDFILAAKIDQLPVNLKNS, encoded by the coding sequence ATGCCTGCTCAAACTTGTGCGCAATTGACCGCCAGCAAATGTGTCCCTTGCGAAGGGGGAGTCGATAAATTAACGGGCGAACAAGCCGAAGAACAAAATAAAGAACTAACCGGTTGGGAAATCTGCCATAATGGAGAAAGAATCCGAAAGCATTGGACCGTAAAGAACTTTATGGCTGGTCTCGATTTTTTTAATTCCGTGGCCGAAATTGCTGAGACCGAGGGGCATCATCCTGATTTGCACATTTCCGGCTATCGGAATGTCGAAATTGAGATCTGGACCCATGCAATTGGCGGATTGTCTGAGAACGATTTTATTCTTGCTGCGAAAATCGATCAGCTGCCAGTCAATTTGAAAAACTCGTAA